In Lycium ferocissimum isolate CSIRO_LF1 chromosome 3, AGI_CSIRO_Lferr_CH_V1, whole genome shotgun sequence, the genomic window GTTGGTAATACCTCAGTTTAACAGCGCGTGTTATTGTTACCAATAACTTATTCATCCATGTTTGCTGGTGAAATTGCACGATGTTGTCATTCAGTTTTATGGGTTTTGCCATATTTACCAACGGGTTCTGTATTTGTGCTTGTCTGTCTACCTTCAAATTGTCACTTACTGGTTTAACAAGCCAATGGAGGATCCATCTCTCAAGAATGAATCATTTCTGGCTATGGCAGAGAGGTATCTTGAAGAAAATGGATCTGATACTCTGGAGAAACTTATTGCAAACAAGGTAGCCAGTTCATTACTAAATTAGAGGCACACTTGTTTGATGTACATCAGCTAGTTATATGAGAATTAACACTGTTAATCCATTTCAGTCACCAAAAGTCAGATTCCCACTGTTATAGAATCAAATGCAAACATATTCCACTGGATCTTTTATAGCAACTTCGGGCTTGACTATTGATCTTTTTAATAGGCATTACCGGTGTACTTATCATGATGTCCTATTTACAGTCCATGGATTATAGTTTGAATCATCATGCAGAAGAGATCAAGCCTACTGATACTAGTGTTGAAGCAGAAGCTCTCACCCCCAACCAGGTTCCTCACCTATTGTTCCTAGCTGCCTGTACTgtatgaaataattttaaacttCTTGTGGTGCTGCTTTATTGGTGTTTTCACTCCATAACGAGTTAGAGAGCTTCATTAGCAGTTTGAGTACGGATTGAATAGCAGTTTATGATATCATGCACTATTTTTTGAAGCTTATTACAACAGATTCATGAATGCTTCGTTTGCTTAGATGCAGTGTCCCTTCCAACTCATACACTATTAAATGCACATGAGGAATAGGTTATGTGTAACAATATGCAGCTATTAGTTTTCTTAAATAAAACATCGAAAAGTTAATTTTCCTTTGTTGACAACAAATTTTGTAGTGAAAATCATTGTCTGTTCACATGCTTTCATTCCTTTGGATTTCGTAAATAACAATCATAGCACTCCAGAAGAGACAATGTGTAAGCGTCatattgtttttttctttttgtgtgtAAGGTCATATAGTAATGGGCATGACATAACTTTTGGATTTCTTGGATATCATGGGAACATAGTGGACGATTgtcatttttcttgttttatacTTCTTACTACCTTCTTGGCATTGATTTTTCTAATGAAATTTCCTTACATAATCCACACCCCTccccccaataaaaaaaaatagacactATGTGAAGGGGCTAGTCCTGTTTGGGAAGATATCCAAGCGACGGAACAGATGGCAAAACATGAAGCAGCTGAGCCCAAACAGGTAGTAATTTCCAACCCTAGAATGTCCTTGGTTAGTTTTTTGGAATTTATGGGTTGCACTAGGGATCAactcttagcccatttttatttgccttggtgatggatggactGACGCGGAAAATCCAAGCTTAGATGTCATCGTATATGTTATTCTCGGATCACATATTTCTATTGACGAGACTTGCAGTGGAGTTAACGCCAAGCTAGAGGTTTGGAGACAGATTCTGGAGTTTAAAGGGTCCAGGTTGAGTAGGATAAAGACGAAATACTTGGAGCGCAAGTTCAGTAACGTAATACATGAGGctggcgtggaagtgaggcttggtactcaggtcatccaaaagaaaggaagtttcaagtatcttgagTTTATTATCCAAGGAAATGGagagattgatgatgatgttacacatTGTATtagtgcagggtggatgaaatggagactcGCATCCACGGTCTTGTGTGATCAGAAGGTGCCGCCAAAACTTGAAGGCAAGTTTTAtagagtggtggttagaccaactatgctgtatggggcggagtgttggccagtcaagaactctcaagttcagaagatgaaagttgcggaaaCAAGGATGATgtgatggatgtgtgggcatactaggaGAAATAGGATTAGAAATGAAGATACCCGGGACAAAGGGGGAGTGGTCTCGGTGGAGGATAAGATGCAgaaagcgaggctgagatggttcgggcatgtgCAGAGCAGATACACGGATGCCCCAGTGCGAAGGCGTGAGAgtttggctatggacggtttcagaagaggtagaggtaggctgGGAGAAGTATcagggagaggtgattagatagGGCATGACGCAGGTCCAAgcttactgaggacatgaccttagataggaggttattgacacggattagggtagaaggttagtaggtagttgagtGTTGTCCAACCTATCCTTTCATACTAGTAGTCATAGTATTACTcttgtagtttcttgtccttcgatttctgctactatctgttgtttcttgtacttcgatttcTGCTACTATCTGATGTTTTTTTAGACAACTTTATCATgcttttaattatattttgccATGGCTTTCTATACTGGTTTGAATTGCTTGCCCTTGTGCTGAGGGTCTACGAGAAATAATCTCTCTAACtctcaaggtaggggtaaggtctgcgtacactctaccttccccagacctcactttgtggaatttcactgggtatgttgttgttatgggttcATGAGTGTTGATCGAGATGCAATTATTTAGAAAACAATAGATGAAACATTAGTTTTGATCAGTTAAAAGAGGAGAGCTTGATTTTACCATGGGAAGAGCTAATTAGCTGCTGGTGAAGTTAATTAGCTGGTAGTGATACTATTGGTGGCTAAGTAAGGAAGAGTTTAAGATGAATATTAACTGTATATGAAGGCAAAATTCGGCTCATCAATCAAGCTAAATGTGCAAGATGGCAGCTGATAATGCACGCTGAGATCAACTGCACTATCATTTAGACCAAGAATATGCTAAAAGAATCACCGAGCAACCTGAAACTGAAACTGGTGCACTTTGTAAAATTGATGCCTTTTGAAGTTTGCACTAGATTCATTTATCTTAGTATGGTCTGTAGTCTGTTTCTCCTGCGAACATTTGAAGCCACTAAAATGGGGAGAGAGTTGAAGctcataattttttgaaaacatcAGTACCACATTTATTCTAGCCTAATACTTCTCCTTCTATAATCAATCAAAAGCAATCCATATGGCAGTGATTAAAATGTCCCGTGTAACTGCAGGTTAAATGTGTGAGGGAAAATCTAATTTGGATTGAGAATACAACAACAGGAATGAAGGTCAAGGAAACGGCGGTTCCAACAAAGCAGGAGCAAGTAAAACATGTAGCGGCAGCACAATCAGAACACAGTACTGatgaaaagttgaaagaaaagGTCCACCTGGCAGGTACTGGCCAGCAAGAAAATCCAAAGCAACTGAAGGATGCTGATGTTGCTGTTCATAATTCTAAGCTATGGTGTGGTACTTGTAACATGTGGTTCCCTGACGAGATTGTTATGGCCGCACATCTGAAGGGGAGGGAGCACTTGGCCAAACTCCAAATACCAATGAGTTCTACGGCTTAGGCAGAGAGGTACCTTGAAGAGAATGGATCTGATGCTCAGGAGAAACTTATTACACATAAGGTATATCAGATATTACCTCAGCAAGGAGTAGCCAGTTCTTATCATTTGATTCTTTCCAAAACTCATTAACCGAGTACCTGTCATGATCTTTTTTAGCCTAAAATTCGTTTATTATGTCAACCAGTTAAATTATTTAGAATGACGTCACAGGTGACGTAATTAATCCAAATTTTGTTAATCCTTTGATAATGTGAATTAAACGAGAATGAAGTAATAAGAATAACAACGCAGATAATTAAAGAGAAATAAttgatgatgtaaaagagagggAGATTCTTATTGATTCTTCTGACTCAGATGATGAGAATTGCTAAAAATCAGTGATGAACAGTCGTGTTTACAGAGAATAATCGTAAAGTTGTGTGTAATCAGGGTGAAAAATTAGATGGATACAGTTGTGGGGAAGTGGGAGATTTTATAGGATAGCTAAGAGTAATTGCTTCAGTGGTCCTCGCCCGTTTCAACTATTACATGGCTAAGATAGTGGGTGTTAAATGGGATTAAATAGAATCCCTAAGATCTCGGAGCCTGGTCGTTATTTGGGTTATCCTCTGCCCGGGCACTCTGATAGATCGTTCCGGATTTCTATTACCCTGTGTAAATTAGGTGCATCCGGGTGCTGATTCTTGGATGATCCTACTAATCTTTGGTTTAACTGTCGTTAACCAATTCAACAATTGATTGTGGTCTTCTCTACGCTTGCTATGTGTTCGGTCAAATAGTCTTCGCTTCCGGCATATTTTCACCAATACAAATCTCCTATTTGCAGTCCAAAGATTATAGTTTGAATCATCATGCAGAAGGGATCAAGGCTACTGACACTTGCGATAAATCAAGAATGCTCATCCCCAGCCAGGTGCCTGAACTGTTATTCCTAACTCCCTATACTGTATGAAACAGTCGTTAACTTCTTATGCTGCTGCTTTTCTTGGCATTTTCCCTTCATAATGAATCTGAAATTTACATTATCAGTTGAGTACTATTTGAATGTTTTGCATAATGTAATGATATCATGCACTAACTTGTTTTTCTTATTTCGAGCAAACTTATGAATATTTCCTATGGTAGATGCAATGTACCTTCCAACCCATAAACTATTGTATAGGAATTGGTTGCACTATGCAGCTATTTGTTGTCTCTAATAAAGcattaaaaattataaattctCCTTAATTAAGAATGAATCCCAttcttatcctttttttttttttgggtagtgaaaatcatttcatcttttcACATGCTATCATTCCTTAAAAATCCCATATAACAATTGTAGTGCCCCCTAAACAGATAGTGTACGAAGAGGGTGGTCCTGTTTGTGAAGATATCAAAGCTACGGAACAGATGACAAAACATGAAGCAGCTGAGCCCAAAAAGCTTGTATATTTTGACCTTAAAATTTCCTTGGTCACTTTTATGGAACATTACATGTTCACAAGTATTGCTCTGGATGAAATTGTCCAGCAAACCATAGATGAAAACATTAAGCAAGCTGTTAAGTGTGATCGATGACAAGAGGAGAGCTTGATGTTCCGACAATTAGGTTCTAGTGATATTATTAGTGGCTAAGCTAGGAAAAGTGCAAGATGAAGCTTAACTGCATATGAAGGCAAAAAATAAGGCTCATCAAATAAACTGAATGTGCAAGATGGCAATTGAT contains:
- the LOC132051040 gene encoding uncharacterized protein LOC132051040, translated to MEDPSLKNESFLAMAERYLEENGSDTLEKLIANKSMDYSLNHHAEEIKPTDTSVEAEALTPNQVKCVRENLIWIENTTTGMKVKETAVPTKQEQVKHVAAAQSEHSTDEKLKEKVHLAGTGQQENPKQLKDADVAVHNSKLWCGTCNMWFPDEIVMAAHLKGREHLAKLQIPMSSTA